The sequence CTTGCCGGAAACAGGAGTACCTTCGGTTACAATGGCACCTTGGTGGTCACCATAGACGCCTGTTGATGACAGATACCCGACCCAGCGGAGGGTTCCGGCTTCGGTTGCTTGGCGCAGCTGTTCACGGTGACAGTCCAGTACCGGATCAACGATCTTTCCATCATGCTCCCGGGGGGCTGCCGAGACCAAGATGTGGGTGACGCCATCCAGTGCCTCTGCAGGCATGGGGGTTTGTCCATCAAAGATCCAGGTTTCAATCCCGGCTGCCCGTAAAGCATCGGCCTTCTCCGGGTGCCGCGTTGTGCCTCGTACGGTCCAGCCTTCTTCAAGAAGGCGACTGGCGAGGGCGGCGGCGCAAAATCCGAAACCGGAACAGAGAAGTGTTGGCATGTGGTGTCCTGATCCTTTGTTTGGCTGCAAGAACATCATGTTCTGTCATGACAGGCAATGACTGAGTATCGTATGCCTGTTTTCGTGTGTTGAACGTGTTTGTGGGCAGGGAGTCTGGCTGGTGATGATCAAGGGTATTGCACCCGTTCTGGTTATGGTTGCCTGCGTGGCACTTCCTGTGGCGGGGCTGACGGCAGAATATGGTGCGTGTATGGCGCAAAGTCGGCAGGACCCTCGTGCCGCCCTGCGTCTGGCCATATCTTGGGAAGAGCAGGCTGGTGGAGCATCGGCTCGTCACTGCCGTGCGTCGGCCCTGATCGAGCTGGGGCAGTTCAGTGAGGCTGCGGTCATCCTTGAGGCATTGGCCGAGGAGCATCGTGAAGATCCCGCACACTATGCGCCGTTGTTACACCAAGCGGCATCGGCTTGGATTCAGGCCAGAGATCCCGGATATGCCTTGTTTCTTCTGGGACAGATTCAAGATATTTCCCCAGAGAATGCCGCAATTCTTGAAGATCGTGCAGAGCTGTCAGCGACTGCAGGTCGTTTGTGGGAAGCGGTGGATGATCTGAATACCCTTTTGGATCATCGGCCGGAATATGGCCCTGCGTTGCTTTTGCGCGCCTCTGTCTGGCGGCAACTGGATGCTACGGATCTGGCCTTGACTGATCTGGAGCGTGCGCTTGCGTTGATCCCTGGCGATCGCGGTGCGCTGGTCGAGCGCGGTATCTTGCTGTGCCGTATGGGCGATACAGCAGCAGCGCGCAAGGACTGGATGGCGGTTATTCTTGGGAATCCGGACTCTACAGAAGCGGAGCGCGCGCGGATGCATCTGGCTGCCATGGATATCAGACACAGTTCGGCGCCCTGACCCAATAGCTATATGTACAAAAAGTTAAGTTTCTATCTTCTGGTTGTAATGTCAGGGGTGAATTGAATGTTGACTTATCTTAAATAGAAGGATCTGATTGTTATCGCTTCATGATTGTGATGGCGGTGGCCAAGGAGGAATCGGGTTATGGGTATCGGATCTGCCAGATACAACAGTGCGTTTACAGCGCCTTCCAGCGGAAGGCATGAAATTGATTCCCTGCTTGGGGGGAGGTTCTGGTCTTCCGACGGTATCCCGGGAAAAGCCCTGAAGCTGACATACAGTTTTGTATCCCCAGAGTACGAGAGTGTAACCACAGACTGGGAGGAAGGTACGGCGCTTGATCCTTCCTTCATTACAGATGGTCTGAAGTCATCGATTGCCGGTGTATTCAGGCATCTTGCAGATTTTACCAGTCTCTCGTTCACGGAACAAAAGGGAGGCGGGGAGCCTGGGCGCATTTTGATCGGTGCCAGCAAGACACTGTCCGGAACCAGTCTTTTGGGTGTGTTGGCCCATGCATCCTATCCTTCAGAGGATGATTTCGCCGGATCTGTCTGGTTTGATGCTTGGTACAGTTATCCAAAAATGGATGCTCCCGTCGGGAGTGAACTGCGTTCCATTGCCATGCACGAGATTGGTCATGCCCTAGGGCTGAAGCACCCACATGATAATGATCA comes from Haematospirillum jordaniae and encodes:
- a CDS encoding tetratricopeptide repeat protein — protein: MMIKGIAPVLVMVACVALPVAGLTAEYGACMAQSRQDPRAALRLAISWEEQAGGASARHCRASALIELGQFSEAAVILEALAEEHREDPAHYAPLLHQAASAWIQARDPGYALFLLGQIQDISPENAAILEDRAELSATAGRLWEAVDDLNTLLDHRPEYGPALLLRASVWRQLDATDLALTDLERALALIPGDRGALVERGILLCRMGDTAAARKDWMAVILGNPDSTEAERARMHLAAMDIRHSSAP